From the genome of Triticum aestivum cultivar Chinese Spring chromosome 1A, IWGSC CS RefSeq v2.1, whole genome shotgun sequence:
aactttcgaaagtcatgcccgcggttatgggcagatgggaatttgttaatgtccggttatagataacttgaaccttaacttaattaaaataaatcaactgtgtgagttaccgtgatggtctcttctcggcggagtccgggaagtgtacacggtgttggagtaatgcttgccgcaggttgttctctagttattcgttcgcgctttgccctctcttctcgctctcttttgcgaacaggttagccatcatatatgctagtcgcttgctgcagctccacatattttaccttgccttacctataaacttaaatagtcttgatcgtgagggtgcgagattgctgagtccctgtggctcacagattacctccaaaccagatgcagggcctgatgattccgttccggatgacgcgcttgagctcaagtgggagttcgacgaggactcacgccgatattACGTGTCTTTCcgtgatgatcagtagtggtgcccagttggggcgatcgggaccgtgtcgcatgttgggtttatctttcattttgacgtcgtagtcgggccatgagtgtttgattgatgtaatgatatttatgtactttgattgacgtggcgagtgtaagccaattatgtatctccccttttattatctatattacatgggatgttgtaaagatTGCCTAACttacgacattgctttcaatgcggttacgcctctaagtcgtgcctcgacacgtgggagctatagccgcatcgagggcgttacaatgagatactctctctgtaaactaatataagatctttaTATCACTATTTTAGTTATTTGAAAgatcttatattaatttacaaagGGGATACTTAGTTTTGTGTGCCGTAGGGGCTAGCGCCTCGCATGATCAACCAACCAGTTTTACTTTCATCCACTAGACGTGCTCGGAGGGCTGCAGGTAACACACTCTTTATGCATATGTAGCGACATATGGTCTAAGTATTCCAAAGTTAGTGTGATCTCCCTGTCACTGTAAGTGCCTTTGTCGCCTTCGACGCATTTCTCCATATCAGAAGTTTGATATTTCATACGTGTCATTGCTCGACAACTTCCACCTATGTCTCTCTCAACACCAAAAAGATCTTCATGCCATTGTCAACTTCTACATGTTTCTCCGTACGAGAAGTTTGATATTCATACATGCCATTACTCCACATCTTTCGTCTATTTCTCTCGGGCTTTGCTACACATATAGGCAAGTACGGACTGGGATTATTACACGGTGACATGGCAAAGGGGGATTCGGAGGAAGGAGAGTGAGGCCGGCCACCCGATGGGAAATTAGGGGGCAGAGAGATTTAAGAAAAGTTCTGTAACAATCCTGTAACAGGCCCCTACGTCTAGGATTATTGATTTCTCTCTCCATACCTGAAACATTTTCATGCCATTGTCGACTTCTACATATTTCTTCATATTGGAAGTACTCCCTCtgcaaactaatataagagtgtttatatcactattttagtgatctaaacacttttataaAAGTATTAgtttaaatgctcttatattaatttacggagggGGTATTTCATAACTGCCATTACTCCACAACTTCCACCCAAATCGCCCACACCAAACAGATTTTCAGACACGAGCTGCATATTTCTAGCTTGCCGGATCCACATGTAAAATGTTTTTTCTTTGCCTCTTTTGAGCAAGCTATTGCAGTACAAatagtatatttttacacgagaCCACGCACGCTCTTTACAAATCTGATGTCATGTTCCCCACATCCATACGTACTGGAGCAGCAGCGCAAGTGCAGGGCGAAAAAGGTTGCAGAAAAGAGTCACGTTCACATCACAGCTCTAATTATTCTCCCTTCCATTTCTTGAGAAGAAAAACTTCACTGCGGTAGTACTGCAGCGTGGGCCAGCAGCAGAAAGGAGCAGCTCAACTACCCACACCGACCTGGACCCACCCGCCAGGGGACATGACGGCTCTTCTACTGCTACTACGGCAAGAATCCcccacggccgccgccgcggctgccgccggccgacgacgacgaggaggcgaTGACGGCCTCCAGGATGGTCTCCTCGCACTTGCGGCACCGCTTGGGCGGCGCGGGGTCGTCGAGGACGATGGGGCGGCGGCAGGACGGGCAGGAGGAGTTGGAGCGCAGCCAGGTGTCGACGCAGTCGACGTGGAACCCGTGGCCGCACTGCGGCATCACGCGCACCTCCTCCCGCTCGCCGAACTCCGTCAGGCAGATGGCGCACTCCGCGAGGATCCCGtcctgcccctcctcctcctcgccccccgccacggcgcccctcgccgccgccgccgcggccaccgcGTCCGCGTACGCCAGCTTCGGCAGCGCCTTGAGCGCCTTCTTCTTGAGCCCCTTGCTGGTGGTCGTCACGCTGCCCCCGGACGCGCCTGTCGTCGTAGTAGTTGTGGTACCATGGTTatgcccgccgccgcccccgccgaagGCCGCCAGGGCGTGGGCCGGGCTGCCGGACGGCGAGGAGGGGTTGGCGTGGGCGTTGGCGTTGCGGCGGGAGCGCGCGCACCGCGCGACGGCGGCGAGGCCGACTACGCAGATGAGCGCGCAGAGCAGGGCGGCGAGGATGACGACGACATCTGAGCTGACGCCGGCGGGCGGATCGGCCGGGGGGATGCCCGGTATGCGGCTGGGGTCGCCGCTCTGGAGGAGACGCCGCGACGGGTACGGCGATGGCCGGAGCATCGCCCACGTTCGTCCAGCGC
Proteins encoded in this window:
- the LOC123051214 gene encoding probable E3 ubiquitin-protein ligase ATL44, translated to MLRPSPYPSRRLLQSGDPSRIPGIPPADPPAGVSSDVVVILAALLCALICVVGLAAVARCARSRRNANAHANPSSPSGSPAHALAAFGGGGGGHNHGTTTTTTTGASGGSVTTTSKGLKKKALKALPKLAYADAVAAAAAARGAVAGGEEEEGQDGILAECAICLTEFGEREEVRVMPQCGHGFHVDCVDTWLRSNSSCPSCRRPIVLDDPAPPKRCRKCEETILEAVIASSSSSAGGSRGGGRGGFLP